In the Deinococcus ficus genome, one interval contains:
- a CDS encoding branched-chain amino acid ABC transporter permease, giving the protein MELSQLVQNLMNGLAIGSVYAIFALGYTLVFSILGIINFAHGAVFTLGAYFTYTLVVGQFENNGLLKGINLFPDGSPLSGNPVVFGLATLIGAALAGLVAVVIERLAFRPMRARGADPLLALVSSLGVALVIVNLIQLLVGAEIYNFPSNAYGEFRPALTLNIGEKVVVIRTVQVIIFLVSLVMLALLGYVIGRTKIGKALRAVAENPGTASLLGISVDRFILITFFLSGFLGGLAGTLVGTAFGVAGPYFGVTYGLKGLAVIVLGGLGSIPGAVLGGLVIGLAEAFVPADYSAYKDVVAFALLFVILLVRPQGLLGKAAIQKV; this is encoded by the coding sequence GTGGAACTCAGTCAACTCGTTCAGAACCTGATGAACGGCCTGGCGATCGGCAGCGTGTACGCGATCTTCGCACTCGGGTACACGCTGGTCTTCTCGATCCTGGGCATCATCAACTTCGCGCACGGCGCCGTGTTCACGCTCGGCGCGTACTTCACCTACACTCTGGTCGTCGGGCAGTTTGAGAACAACGGCCTGCTCAAGGGCATCAACCTCTTCCCGGACGGCTCGCCGCTCTCCGGGAATCCGGTCGTGTTCGGGCTCGCCACCTTGATCGGGGCGGCCCTGGCCGGGCTGGTCGCGGTGGTCATCGAGCGCCTCGCGTTCCGGCCCATGCGCGCCCGCGGCGCCGACCCGCTGCTCGCGCTGGTCAGCAGCCTGGGCGTGGCGCTGGTCATCGTGAACCTGATCCAGCTGCTGGTGGGCGCGGAGATCTACAACTTCCCCAGCAACGCCTACGGCGAGTTCCGCCCGGCCCTGACCCTGAACATCGGGGAGAAGGTCGTGGTGATCCGCACCGTGCAGGTCATCATCTTCCTGGTCAGCCTGGTCATGCTGGCCCTGCTGGGGTACGTGATCGGCCGCACCAAGATCGGCAAGGCTCTGCGCGCCGTGGCCGAGAACCCCGGCACCGCCAGCCTGCTGGGCATCAGCGTGGACCGCTTCATCCTGATCACGTTCTTCCTGTCGGGCTTCCTGGGCGGGCTGGCCGGCACGCTGGTCGGCACGGCCTTCGGCGTGGCCGGCCCGTACTTCGGCGTGACCTACGGCCTCAAGGGCCTCGCGGTGATCGTGCTGGGCGGCCTGGGCAGCATCCCGGGCGCGGTGCTGGGGGGCCTGGTGATCGGCCTGGCCGAAGCCTTCGTGCCCGCCGACTACAGCGCATACAAGGACGTGGTGGCGTTCGCGCTGCTGTTCGTGATCCTGCTCGTGCGCCCGCAGGGCCTGCTGGGCAAAGCGGCCATTCAGAAGGTGTAA
- a CDS encoding ABC transporter substrate-binding protein: MKRITQGAALITAGLITIAAAQKVTTPTIGIALAQTGNVALLGQEQVIGAKFAEKYLNARGGINGTPFKLVFQDAGGDENGAINAFQNLINKDKVVGIVGPTLSQQAFAADPIAERAKIPVLGPSNTAKGIPEIGDFIARVSAPIAVVAPNAVKQALKLDPKIKKVAVLYAQNDAFSVSETGTFQETAKAQGLSVTTVQKFQTTDTDFTTQVTAVLNSDADLAIISGLAADGGNLVKQLRQLGFKGLIVGGNGLNTSNMFPVCQKLCDGVIIAQAYSPAQPSAANQVFVKDYRAQYKKDPPQFAAQAYAGVQVMVEALRAIDRKKKLNTWDLDDLRVALNKQILVGKYKTPLGDISFDKEGEVIQKDFYVAQIKMKDAKNGSFVYLK; encoded by the coding sequence ATGAAACGGATCACCCAGGGAGCCGCCCTGATCACCGCCGGCCTGATCACCATCGCCGCCGCCCAGAAGGTCACCACGCCCACCATCGGCATCGCCCTGGCCCAGACCGGGAACGTCGCCCTGCTGGGGCAGGAGCAGGTCATCGGCGCGAAATTCGCCGAGAAGTACCTCAACGCCCGCGGCGGCATCAACGGCACGCCCTTCAAGCTGGTGTTCCAGGACGCCGGCGGCGACGAGAACGGCGCCATCAACGCCTTCCAGAACCTGATCAACAAGGACAAGGTCGTCGGGATCGTCGGCCCCACCCTCTCCCAGCAGGCCTTCGCGGCCGACCCCATCGCCGAGCGCGCCAAGATTCCCGTCCTGGGGCCCAGCAACACCGCCAAGGGCATCCCGGAGATCGGCGACTTCATCGCGCGGGTGTCGGCCCCCATCGCCGTGGTCGCCCCGAACGCCGTGAAGCAGGCCCTGAAGCTGGACCCCAAGATCAAGAAGGTCGCCGTTCTGTACGCCCAGAACGACGCGTTTTCCGTGTCCGAGACCGGCACCTTCCAGGAGACCGCCAAGGCCCAGGGCCTGAGCGTGACCACCGTGCAGAAGTTCCAGACCACCGACACCGACTTCACCACCCAGGTCACCGCCGTGCTGAACAGCGACGCGGACCTCGCCATCATCAGCGGCCTGGCGGCCGACGGTGGGAACCTCGTCAAGCAGCTGCGCCAGCTGGGCTTCAAGGGCCTGATCGTGGGCGGCAACGGCCTGAACACCAGCAACATGTTCCCCGTGTGCCAGAAACTGTGCGACGGCGTGATCATCGCCCAGGCCTACAGCCCCGCGCAGCCCAGTGCCGCCAACCAGGTGTTCGTCAAGGACTACCGCGCGCAGTACAAGAAAGATCCGCCCCAGTTCGCCGCGCAGGCCTACGCCGGCGTGCAGGTCATGGTGGAGGCCCTGCGGGCCATCGACCGCAAGAAGAAACTGAACACCTGGGACCTTGACGACCTGCGCGTCGCGCTGAACAAGCAGATCCTGGTCGGCAAGTACAAGACGCCGCTGGGCGACATCAGCTTTGACAAGGAAGGCGAGGTCATCCAGAAGGACTTCTACGTGGCGCAGATCAAGATGAAAGACGCCAAGAACGGCAGCTTCGTGTACCTGAAGTAA
- the infA gene encoding translation initiation factor IF-1: MPEQREKKKKDESDAVRAEGVVEEALPNTTFRVKLDTGHDILAYISGKMRIHYIRILPGDRVVLEISPYDTTRGRIVYRR, from the coding sequence ATGCCGGAACAGCGGGAAAAGAAGAAGAAAGACGAGTCCGACGCCGTCCGGGCCGAAGGGGTCGTGGAAGAGGCGCTGCCGAACACCACGTTCCGCGTGAAGCTGGACACCGGGCACGACATTCTGGCCTACATCAGCGGAAAGATGCGTATTCACTACATCCGCATCCTGCCCGGTGACCGCGTGGTTCTGGAAATCAGCCCCTACGACACCACTCGTGGGCGCATCGTCTACCGCAGGTAA
- the rpmJ gene encoding 50S ribosomal protein L36, whose translation MKVRSSVKKMCDNCKVIRRHGRVLIICSNVKHKQRQG comes from the coding sequence ATGAAGGTTCGTAGCAGTGTCAAGAAGATGTGCGACAACTGCAAAGTGATCCGCCGCCATGGGCGCGTGCTGATCATTTGCTCCAACGTCAAGCACAAGCAGAGGCAGGGTTAA
- the rpsM gene encoding 30S ribosomal protein S13: MARIAGVDLPREKRIEIGLTYIYGIGLTRSKEILARTGINPDTRVKALTEAEQSTLREAVEKTYKVEGDLRSEVGQNIKRLMDIGAYRGLRHRRGLPVRGQRTKTNARTRKGPKKTVAGKKKATRK; encoded by the coding sequence ATGGCGCGTATTGCTGGTGTTGACCTGCCGCGCGAAAAGCGCATTGAAATCGGCCTGACCTACATTTACGGCATCGGCCTGACCCGCAGCAAGGAAATTCTCGCCCGGACCGGCATCAACCCCGACACCCGCGTGAAGGCCCTGACCGAAGCGGAACAGAGCACCCTGCGTGAAGCCGTCGAGAAGACCTACAAGGTCGAAGGCGACCTGCGCAGCGAAGTCGGCCAGAACATCAAGCGCCTGATGGACATCGGCGCCTACCGCGGCCTGCGTCACCGCCGCGGCCTGCCCGTGCGCGGCCAGCGCACCAAGACCAACGCCCGCACCCGCAAAGGCCCGAAGAAGACCGTTGCCGGGAAGAAGAAGGCGACGAGGAAGTAA